From one Bos javanicus breed banteng chromosome 15, ARS-OSU_banteng_1.0, whole genome shotgun sequence genomic stretch:
- the LOC133261442 gene encoding olfactory receptor 5W2-like, with product MDTGNCSSLTEFIFLGITDNTKTKVILFTMFLLVYLITLLANLGMITLIRMDPQLHTPMYFFLSHLSFCDLSISTAVGPKMLVDLLAKNKSIPFYGCALQLLVLYTFIDCECLLLAVMAYDRYKAISSPLLYAVSMSSGVCSLLMAGVYLVSIAETLIHMTLAFRLCFCGSNEINHFFCDVAPLLLLSCSDTQVNELLIFTAFGFIELSTISGVLVSYCYIILSVLKIHSAKAGFKAFSTCISHLTSVAIFQGTMLFMYFRSSSSYSLDEDKMTSLFYTLVIPMLNPLIYSLRNKDVKQTLKKLKDKWF from the coding sequence ATGGACACAGGGAATTGCTCCTCCTTaactgaattcattttcttgggaaTTACTGATAACACCAAGACCAAAGTTATTCTATTTACCATGTTCCTCCTTGTTTATCTCATTACTCTTCTGGCAAATCTCGGAATGATCACCCTGATTAGGATGGATCCGCAGCtgcacacacccatgtactttttcctcagcCACCTCTCCTTCTGTGACCTCAGCATTTCCACAGCAGTTGGCCCCAAGATGCTGGTGGATCTATTGGCTAAGAACAAATCAATTCCCTTCTATGGCTGTGCCCTGCAATTATTGGTGCTCTATACCTTTATAGATTGCGAGTGTCTCCTGCTGGCAGTGATGGCTTATGACCGGTACAAGGCCATCAGCAGCCCCttgctctatgcagtcagcatgTCCAGTGGGGTGTGCTCCCTGCTCATGGCTGGGGTTTACCTGGTGAGTATAGCAGAGACGTTGATACACATGACATTAGCATTCCGCTTATGTTTCTGTGGGTCAAATGAGATTAATCACTTTTTTTGTGATGTTGCTCCTCTTCTATTGCTATCTTGCTCAGATACACAGGTCAATGAGTTACTGATATTTACTGCTTTTGGCTTCATTGAACTGAGTACAATTTCAGGAGTTCTTGTCTCTTACTGTTATATTATCCTATCAGTCTTGAAGATCCACTCTGCCAAAGCGGGGTTCAAAGCTTTCTCTACCTGCATCTCTCACCTAACTTCTGTGGCAATTTTCCAGGGAACAATGCTTTTCATGTATTTCAGGTCAAGTTCTTCCTACTCGCTAGATGAAGACAAAATGACCTCTTTGTTTTACACCCTTGTGATTCCCATGTTAAACCCTCTGATTTATAGCCTAAGGAACAAGGATGTGAAACAAACTCTGAaaaaattgaaggataaatggttttaa